The Lewinellaceae bacterium genome includes a region encoding these proteins:
- a CDS encoding NAD(P)H-dependent oxidoreductase has translation MLKITIVSGTKRLGRKTPKVGAYLEKLFKEHPEVQEVNLLDVATYDFPVMEERRGRLDNPPAGLDEFGEALDRADAIVFISPEYNGSYAGAFKNTIDYFRKEFERKPIGVVTVSDGRLGGVNASHDLQKLILALGGYAMPKKLMVSNVGRVFDDNGEVVDEHFEKSAPAFAAELLWLATAIQHHKELV, from the coding sequence ATGTTGAAAATTACTATTGTATCGGGCACCAAACGTTTGGGAAGGAAGACGCCCAAGGTAGGAGCCTACCTTGAAAAATTGTTCAAAGAACATCCGGAGGTGCAGGAAGTCAACCTGTTGGATGTGGCAACTTACGACTTCCCCGTTATGGAGGAAAGACGCGGTCGTCTGGACAATCCGCCTGCGGGGTTGGATGAATTCGGAGAGGCACTCGACCGGGCCGATGCCATTGTTTTTATTTCCCCTGAATACAACGGCAGTTATGCCGGTGCTTTCAAAAATACGATCGATTATTTTCGGAAGGAGTTTGAAAGAAAACCAATAGGGGTAGTAACGGTATCTGACGGCAGACTGGGGGGCGTAAATGCTTCTCATGATCTCCAAAAACTCATTCTTGCCCTCGGAGGTTACGCTATGCCCAAAAAGCTGATGGTGAGCAATGTAGGTCGTGTTTTTGATGATAATGGTGAGGTGGTGGATGAGCATTTTGAAAAATCGGCTCCTGCTTTTGCCGCTGAACTGCTTTGGCTGGCGACGGCGATCCAGCATCATAAAGAGCTCGTGTGA
- a CDS encoding class I SAM-dependent methyltransferase → MFFKNWIDGRSPGTILFPGEGEGRNAVYAARLGWEVYAFDYSESGQKKALALAQKQGVVIHYEVVDAESFSTDRTFDAIVLIYAHFPPPVRSALHPRLADMLKQGGLLVLEGYNKQQLKNNTGGPQHESLLFDEVMLRMDFERLEVLSLENATLHVEEGLYHQGISDVIRFVAKK, encoded by the coding sequence ATGTTTTTTAAAAACTGGATAGACGGTCGTTCACCCGGAACAATACTGTTTCCCGGAGAGGGAGAAGGTCGCAATGCTGTTTACGCTGCCCGGTTGGGGTGGGAAGTTTACGCGTTTGATTACAGCGAATCAGGACAAAAAAAGGCCTTGGCGCTGGCCCAAAAACAAGGGGTGGTTATTCATTACGAAGTGGTGGATGCTGAATCTTTTTCTACGGACCGGACCTTTGACGCCATCGTACTCATCTATGCTCATTTCCCTCCGCCTGTTCGGTCGGCATTGCACCCCCGGTTGGCGGACATGCTGAAACAGGGCGGACTATTGGTGCTGGAAGGCTATAATAAGCAGCAATTGAAAAATAATACAGGAGGTCCTCAGCATGAAAGCCTGCTGTTTGATGAAGTAATGTTGCGCATGGATTTTGAAAGACTGGAAGTACTTTCTTTAGAAAATGCCACCCTCCATGTCGAAGAAGGCCTTTATCATCAGGGTATTTCCGATGTGATCAGGTTTGTAGCAAAAAAATAA
- a CDS encoding DUF3276 family protein, which yields MEYESNQKKFESVFSNKVRAGKRRTYFFDVRRTKGDDFYVTLTESTRKFEDGGYERHKIFLYKEDFNRFLESLQETIDYVKNELMPDYDYDEFTRRQLEYEENRLLEDGEHDAPAKDALAKDSSEKTEPGSEDDMSW from the coding sequence GTGGAGTACGAGAGTAATCAAAAGAAGTTTGAGAGTGTATTTTCCAACAAAGTGCGCGCCGGTAAGAGAAGAACCTATTTTTTTGACGTTCGCCGCACAAAAGGAGATGACTTTTATGTCACTTTAACGGAAAGTACCCGAAAGTTTGAGGATGGAGGTTATGAACGGCACAAAATCTTCCTCTACAAGGAAGATTTTAATCGTTTCCTCGAGTCTCTTCAGGAAACCATCGACTATGTCAAAAATGAGTTGATGCCGGATTACGATTACGATGAATTTACTCGCCGTCAGTTGGAATATGAGGAAAACCGTCTTTTAGAGGATGGTGAACATGATGCTCCAGCCAAGGATGCTCTAGCAAAAGATTCCTCAGAAAAAACGGAACCTGGATCAGAAGATGACATGAGTTGGTAG
- a CDS encoding DUF1572 family protein, protein MRTFKEAIIRETQRRIIGESIPRIKRCLSELNEQEIWYKPNENSNSVGNLILHLCGNVTQWIGSGLGKRPDHRRRDGEFEEKGTLPTAMLITKLDQLVLLINDVLKDVSEEDLLRLHHVQVYQETGLSILIHVIEHFSYHTGQITYFTKWKKDMDMGYYPEDLG, encoded by the coding sequence ATGCGCACCTTTAAGGAAGCCATCATCAGAGAAACACAAAGACGAATCATTGGAGAAAGTATTCCCCGGATCAAACGTTGCCTGTCAGAACTCAATGAACAGGAAATTTGGTACAAACCCAACGAAAACAGCAACAGTGTGGGCAACCTGATCCTCCACCTCTGCGGTAATGTTACCCAATGGATCGGCAGCGGCCTCGGCAAACGGCCAGACCACAGGAGGCGGGATGGAGAATTTGAAGAAAAAGGAACTCTGCCTACCGCCATGCTGATCACCAAACTGGATCAACTCGTCTTACTGATAAACGACGTACTGAAAGATGTTTCAGAAGAAGACTTGTTGCGTTTACACCATGTACAGGTTTACCAGGAAACCGGATTGAGCATCCTCATTCACGTGATCGAACATTTTTCTTACCATACCGGGCAGATCACCTATTTTACCAAATGGAAAAAAGACATGGACATGGGGTATTACCCGGAAGATCTGGGATGA
- the fdhD gene encoding formate dehydrogenase accessory sulfurtransferase FdhD, whose amino-acid sequence MHEEHIHKIAILKVNGFSSVEKEDLVAIEEPMEIRLIHGPLEHRQRKSLSVTMRTPGNDFELATGFLFTEGIIRHQSDLLKIEHCPNSEDETSGNVVRLSLHPELPLDIDKFSRNFYTNSACGLCGKTSIEAVLNAGTPVFKKSIFRITPELVYSLTQKSRAQQLTFDHTGGLHAAALFNKTGKLLLIREDIGRHNAVDKVIGAALLNGLEFPLTDHILLLSGRAGFELIQKATIAGIPIVAAVGAPSSLAISLAEESEMTLIGFLRNERFNIYSGAGRLEKFS is encoded by the coding sequence ATGCACGAAGAACACATTCACAAAATAGCGATTCTTAAGGTCAATGGATTCTCTTCTGTTGAAAAAGAAGACCTGGTCGCCATAGAGGAACCCATGGAAATAAGGCTCATCCACGGTCCTCTTGAGCACAGGCAACGTAAAAGCCTTTCTGTAACCATGCGTACGCCGGGAAACGATTTTGAACTGGCTACGGGTTTCCTGTTCACCGAAGGCATTATCCGGCACCAAAGTGACCTGCTAAAGATAGAGCATTGCCCTAATAGTGAAGATGAAACCTCCGGGAATGTGGTCCGATTGAGCCTGCACCCCGAGCTGCCTCTCGACATCGATAAGTTCAGCCGGAATTTTTATACCAACTCCGCTTGCGGACTTTGCGGAAAGACGAGTATTGAAGCGGTCTTAAATGCCGGCACCCCGGTCTTTAAAAAAAGTATATTCAGGATAACGCCCGAATTGGTTTACTCCCTCACTCAAAAATCCAGGGCACAACAATTGACCTTTGATCATACGGGCGGACTGCATGCCGCAGCGCTTTTTAACAAAACAGGGAAATTACTCCTCATTCGCGAAGATATCGGCCGACACAATGCGGTGGATAAAGTCATCGGGGCTGCCCTTTTAAACGGTCTTGAGTTTCCGCTTACCGATCACATTTTACTCCTTAGCGGAAGAGCCGGTTTTGAACTCATTCAAAAAGCCACTATAGCCGGAATCCCTATTGTGGCAGCCGTTGGTGCGCCGTCAAGCCTGGCCATCAGCCTCGCCGAAGAATCTGAAATGACCCTGATAGGTTTTCTCCGAAACGAGCGGTTTAATATCTATTCCGGAGCCGGGCGCCTGGAGAAATTTTCATAA
- the tnpA gene encoding IS200/IS605 family transposase, translated as MANSYTQFYVHLVFCPKHRAALIQKNWRDKLEKYITGIVQTQGHKMLAIYAMPDHIHIFIGYNVNQKIPDLVNAIKTSSSTWIKDNNLSRLKFDWQRGYGAFSHSRSKVDTVVRYVKNQEAHHAIKSFRQEYLEILRKNDVEFKEEYLFEFFDDVRGWE; from the coding sequence ATGGCTAACTCCTATACACAATTCTATGTCCATCTAGTTTTTTGCCCAAAGCACAGGGCGGCGCTCATTCAAAAAAACTGGAGAGATAAATTGGAAAAATACATTACTGGTATCGTCCAAACTCAGGGCCACAAGATGCTGGCCATCTATGCTATGCCCGATCATATACATATCTTCATCGGCTACAATGTGAATCAGAAAATACCTGATTTAGTAAATGCTATAAAGACCTCAAGCAGTACCTGGATTAAGGATAATAATTTGTCCCGATTAAAATTCGATTGGCAAAGAGGCTATGGTGCTTTTTCTCATTCCAGATCAAAGGTGGATACTGTGGTAAGGTATGTGAAGAATCAGGAGGCACATCATGCCATAAAATCTTTTCGTCAGGAATATTTGGAAATTCTCAGGAAAAATGATGTTGAATTCAAAGAGGAATATCTGTTTGAATTTTTTGATGATGTTCGAGGTTGGGAATAG
- a CDS encoding Ig-like domain-containing protein yields the protein MQINKIQLLKKGIRIFLLVFMTANLWYCANVVAPKGGPKDETPPRLLLDKSSPNMQTNFTIQDIKLEFDEWVELNDVFNQIVISPPVDRKDYEVKIKGRSIVFHFKETAILRENATYTINFGEAVRDITERNPAENLRYVFSTGSVIDSLTVSGQVLDARTKEPVKDAFFMLYENLADSVVRTENPFYFGKTNEAGSFLIQNVRAGTFKGFAIKRVDQNYKYDNPAELIGFPDDFIVVGDTTNIVPDSTGKRTMPPVKIPAILLFQERLPLYISKVDSMKYGYLNLTFNGPPGNITLEYSGLNTLNDSPPQTNYEVDSLHIWYDQSGDNTWQLLVRKDSLLNDTIPIKARDRSNFLNSETLKYIPGISTKPGKLNPSFPIEAGFSRPLSAFDTAFIRLLADTALQVIQPILIIDSTDRRKLLISFPWKASLSYSLNIFPGGVEDMFGLKNKDTLQIKYVTDLKKSYGNIKINMEGLQDSLSYLGELLDKNEKVIQAFSVTGKENFVLSVNALPPGDYHIKIVTDLNKNGIWDTGSYDDKRQPEPIYEKVLEKLRANWDVETSINLEEG from the coding sequence ATGCAAATAAATAAAATCCAATTGTTAAAAAAAGGGATTCGTATATTTTTATTGGTGTTCATGACTGCAAACCTATGGTATTGTGCCAATGTCGTGGCACCCAAAGGCGGACCGAAAGACGAAACGCCTCCTCGGCTGTTATTGGACAAATCCTCCCCCAATATGCAAACCAATTTTACCATTCAGGATATAAAATTGGAATTTGATGAATGGGTGGAACTCAATGACGTATTCAACCAGATCGTCATTTCCCCTCCTGTAGACCGAAAAGATTATGAAGTCAAAATCAAGGGTAGATCCATCGTATTCCATTTTAAAGAAACGGCCATTTTACGCGAGAACGCCACCTACACCATCAATTTTGGTGAAGCGGTTCGGGACATCACGGAACGGAACCCGGCAGAAAACCTGCGATATGTTTTTTCGACAGGCAGTGTAATTGATTCCCTCACGGTTAGCGGCCAGGTATTGGATGCCAGGACGAAGGAACCTGTGAAAGATGCCTTTTTTATGCTCTATGAAAACCTGGCCGATAGTGTAGTGCGTACCGAGAATCCGTTTTATTTCGGAAAAACCAATGAAGCAGGAAGTTTCCTCATTCAAAATGTACGGGCCGGAACGTTCAAAGGGTTTGCCATCAAAAGGGTGGACCAGAATTACAAATATGACAATCCAGCAGAGTTGATTGGATTTCCAGATGACTTTATCGTAGTAGGAGACACCACTAATATTGTTCCCGATTCTACCGGCAAACGTACTATGCCTCCCGTTAAGATACCTGCAATTCTTCTTTTCCAGGAAAGGTTACCACTCTACATTTCCAAAGTCGACTCTATGAAGTATGGTTATTTAAACCTAACCTTTAACGGGCCTCCGGGCAACATAACCCTGGAATACTCCGGTTTGAATACATTAAATGATTCCCCTCCCCAAACGAACTACGAAGTGGACAGCTTACATATTTGGTATGACCAATCAGGAGATAATACCTGGCAACTACTCGTTCGTAAAGACAGCCTTCTAAATGATACCATCCCGATTAAGGCACGCGACAGAAGTAACTTCCTGAATTCCGAAACCTTAAAATATATCCCCGGGATATCCACTAAACCCGGCAAGTTAAATCCTTCTTTTCCAATTGAAGCAGGGTTCTCCCGGCCTCTTTCAGCCTTCGATACGGCTTTTATCCGACTGTTAGCCGATACGGCGCTGCAAGTGATCCAACCAATCCTGATTATTGATTCGACAGATCGCAGAAAATTACTGATCAGCTTTCCATGGAAAGCTTCCCTTTCTTATTCACTCAATATTTTCCCAGGAGGGGTGGAAGATATGTTCGGGCTCAAAAACAAGGATACCCTACAAATAAAATACGTTACTGACCTGAAAAAGTCTTACGGTAACATAAAGATAAACATGGAAGGTCTGCAGGACAGCCTTTCTTATCTCGGAGAGCTTTTGGATAAAAATGAAAAGGTAATCCAGGCTTTTTCGGTTACGGGTAAAGAAAATTTTGTACTATCTGTCAACGCACTTCCCCCTGGGGATTATCATATCAAAATAGTCACCGACCTCAATAAAAACGGAATTTGGGATACCGGGAGTTATGATGACAAACGCCAGCCGGAACCTATTTACGAGAAGGTACTGGAAAAATTACGGGCCAACTGGGATGTTGAAACTTCAATTAATCTGGAAGAAGGTTAA
- a CDS encoding peptidylprolyl isomerase: MKRIFTFFIFAITLAACQTGTNKGVTYAEIDTDFGKMKVMLYNSTPIHRDNFIKLVKEGYYDGLLFHRVKNAFMIQGGDPDSRNAEPGQRFGLGGPGYELDPEIGAPHLKGALAAARTPNPQKRSSGSQFYIVQGMPITEEYLDQLEQQKGLKYNPEQRKLYQELGGTPFLDGDYTVFGEVVEGMEVIDKIAAVKTDNADRPFEDIKMNIRILK; encoded by the coding sequence ATGAAACGAATTTTTACTTTTTTCATTTTTGCTATTACACTTGCCGCTTGTCAAACAGGGACAAATAAAGGGGTCACTTATGCCGAGATTGATACTGATTTTGGAAAGATGAAAGTGATGCTTTACAATTCCACCCCGATTCATCGGGACAATTTCATCAAACTGGTCAAGGAAGGATATTATGACGGCCTGTTATTCCATCGTGTAAAAAATGCCTTTATGATCCAGGGCGGTGACCCGGACTCCAGAAATGCCGAGCCAGGACAGCGATTCGGTCTGGGGGGCCCAGGTTATGAACTCGACCCGGAAATCGGTGCTCCACACCTCAAAGGTGCCTTGGCGGCGGCCCGCACCCCAAACCCTCAAAAACGCTCTTCGGGATCACAGTTTTACATCGTGCAAGGCATGCCCATTACGGAGGAATACCTCGACCAGTTGGAACAGCAGAAAGGATTGAAATACAATCCTGAGCAGCGAAAACTTTACCAGGAACTGGGTGGAACCCCTTTCCTCGATGGTGATTACACTGTCTTCGGAGAAGTGGTGGAAGGAATGGAGGTTATCGACAAAATAGCCGCCGTAAAGACCGATAATGCTGACCGCCCCTTTGAAGATATTAAAATGAACATTCGAATTCTAAAGTAA
- a CDS encoding peptidylprolyl isomerase: MIHTKSILLFLSLSFFLLVSCGRPIAKFTYDDSPKAATPIQFENESEKAERFEWDFGDGNTSEEVAPSHRYMSSGNYLVRMKAINSKNKVQEKKMRIVVDAPELCLIELKTPYGSILIQLYDSTPKHQDNFVKLAEQHFFDSLLFHRVIQGFMVQGGDPQSKNAREGMPLGMGGPGYTIPAEFVDSLVHIRGAIAAARLPDNVNPKRNSSGSQFYIVQGRPVTESDLDKLEAQKGQRYSQAQRDAYLKYGGTPFLDRDYTVFGRVLEGMDIIDKIAAIKTDGRDRPIEDIWMIIRPIH; encoded by the coding sequence ATGATACACACAAAGTCGATCCTTCTTTTTTTATCCCTGTCTTTCTTCCTGCTGGTTTCCTGCGGACGTCCCATCGCCAAATTCACTTATGACGACTCACCCAAAGCTGCCACGCCCATACAATTTGAAAATGAATCCGAAAAAGCGGAACGTTTTGAATGGGATTTCGGAGACGGTAACACCTCTGAGGAGGTTGCCCCTTCACACCGTTATATGTCTTCGGGAAACTACCTTGTACGCATGAAGGCCATCAACAGCAAGAATAAAGTACAGGAAAAGAAAATGCGCATTGTGGTCGATGCCCCCGAATTGTGTCTCATTGAGTTAAAAACGCCCTACGGTAGTATTCTTATTCAGTTATACGATTCTACACCAAAACACCAGGACAATTTTGTCAAACTGGCCGAACAACATTTTTTTGACAGTCTTTTGTTCCATAGGGTCATCCAGGGTTTTATGGTACAGGGCGGTGATCCTCAGTCCAAAAATGCCAGGGAAGGAATGCCCCTGGGCATGGGAGGACCAGGTTATACCATTCCTGCTGAATTTGTAGATTCGCTGGTTCATATCAGAGGCGCTATCGCCGCAGCGCGTCTCCCGGATAATGTTAATCCCAAGAGAAATTCTTCCGGGTCACAGTTTTACATCGTTCAGGGACGGCCAGTTACTGAATCGGATCTGGATAAACTGGAAGCTCAAAAAGGTCAACGCTACAGCCAGGCCCAGAGAGATGCTTATCTAAAATACGGAGGCACTCCTTTCCTGGATCGCGACTACACCGTTTTTGGACGCGTGCTGGAAGGCATGGACATTATTGATAAAATTGCAGCAATCAAAACGGACGGTCGTGACCGGCCCATTGAAGATATATGGATGATCATAAGGCCCATCCACTAA
- a CDS encoding ROK family protein, whose amino-acid sequence MDRYILGIDVGGTGIKGGVVDIVTGQLLADRKRLLTPKPATPESVALAFAELVRMHDWKGPVAAGFPAVVKNGICLTASNIEKSWIGTSIEKIFSEACGCPVTAVNDADAAGLAMMKLDVGKGKKGLVIVLTIGTGIGSALFYDGELIANTELGHLFFKGDIAERYCSNIVRESQNMSWEKWGGQLNEYLLHLNKIFSPNCFILGGGVTKEFEQFSSFLDDSLEVYATELKNAAGTIGAALYAAEINAKK is encoded by the coding sequence ATGGATCGGTATATTCTTGGTATTGATGTAGGCGGGACAGGAATCAAAGGAGGCGTTGTAGATATTGTAACAGGGCAATTACTGGCAGACCGGAAAAGGCTGCTCACTCCAAAGCCCGCCACCCCTGAAAGTGTAGCTTTGGCTTTCGCCGAATTAGTCAGAATGCATGACTGGAAGGGACCTGTCGCCGCAGGTTTCCCTGCTGTGGTCAAAAATGGAATATGCCTTACTGCTTCCAATATTGAAAAATCCTGGATTGGTACTTCTATTGAAAAAATATTCTCCGAGGCATGTGGTTGTCCTGTTACCGCAGTAAACGATGCTGATGCCGCAGGCCTTGCGATGATGAAACTGGATGTCGGAAAAGGAAAAAAGGGACTCGTCATCGTCCTGACTATTGGAACGGGGATTGGTTCTGCCTTGTTCTACGATGGAGAACTCATTGCCAATACGGAATTGGGACACCTGTTTTTTAAGGGAGATATTGCTGAGCGCTACTGTTCCAACATAGTCAGGGAAAGCCAGAATATGTCATGGGAAAAATGGGGTGGGCAGTTAAACGAATACCTGCTGCATCTCAATAAAATATTTTCGCCGAATTGTTTCATTCTGGGCGGTGGGGTGACAAAGGAGTTTGAGCAATTCTCATCATTCCTGGATGACAGTTTGGAAGTTTATGCCACTGAATTAAAAAACGCGGCAGGCACCATCGGTGCAGCACTATACGCAGCGGAAATAAATGCCAAAAAATAA
- a CDS encoding tetratricopeptide repeat protein, whose amino-acid sequence MNAKNGNNGDGIDALVIKYESSSKSGQTLFFDENSFLQLIEFYEREERLDKAIEVANQAIERYLFSVDFYLRKAELLIDAGKEKAALKTLDRAEAFAPGQLEITLLKAEALTYLDRGGEALEMLEDVKLLSNKNTFGEIYLMESLVHEFNHDYELMFQVLKSAIKLDPENDEALERLWLAVELSRKYKESISLHKEIINEHPYSYMAWYNLGHAYAYLGNYEEAIEAYEFSFVINENFEYAIRDCADLCFETNQFRKAIKYYMELLDDAEADSDLFQKIGESYQQLGNGAKAVEYFRQALKLDPLNDEVYYHMGECFALQGHWKEAARFYKKAVEIEDGREEYFGGLALAKAELGALEEAEDHFRKAVEIAPDETRFWMEYASFLVRFDRTEDALSLLTVAEITADSALLQFGQVACLFSLGRRKEASLLLWQVMEEGGEDYTVIFDMVPELEYDEEIQTILSSYLP is encoded by the coding sequence ATGAATGCGAAAAACGGCAATAATGGAGATGGAATTGATGCTTTGGTGATCAAATACGAATCCAGTTCGAAAAGTGGGCAAACACTTTTTTTTGATGAAAATTCCTTTCTCCAGCTCATAGAGTTCTACGAGCGTGAAGAGCGATTGGATAAAGCCATCGAGGTAGCCAACCAGGCCATTGAGCGATATCTTTTTTCTGTAGATTTTTATCTTCGGAAAGCAGAATTACTCATAGATGCAGGCAAAGAAAAGGCAGCACTCAAGACCCTGGATCGGGCGGAAGCTTTTGCCCCTGGCCAGCTTGAGATTACCCTCTTGAAAGCGGAGGCATTGACTTACCTGGACAGAGGAGGAGAAGCCCTTGAAATGCTGGAGGATGTAAAATTGTTGTCTAACAAAAACACCTTTGGCGAGATTTATCTTATGGAATCTCTTGTTCATGAGTTTAATCACGATTATGAACTGATGTTCCAGGTACTTAAAAGTGCTATTAAACTGGATCCGGAGAATGATGAGGCCCTTGAACGCCTTTGGCTCGCCGTAGAACTTTCCCGAAAGTATAAAGAAAGTATTTCTTTACACAAAGAGATCATCAATGAGCATCCATATTCCTATATGGCCTGGTATAACCTTGGTCATGCTTATGCTTACCTGGGAAACTATGAGGAGGCGATCGAAGCCTATGAATTTTCTTTTGTCATCAATGAAAATTTTGAATACGCCATAAGAGATTGTGCAGATCTTTGTTTTGAGACCAATCAATTCAGAAAAGCCATCAAATATTACATGGAGTTGCTGGATGATGCTGAAGCAGATAGTGATCTTTTTCAAAAAATAGGAGAATCCTACCAGCAATTAGGTAATGGAGCCAAAGCTGTGGAATATTTCCGTCAGGCCCTCAAACTCGACCCCCTTAATGATGAGGTATATTACCATATGGGCGAGTGTTTTGCGCTTCAGGGGCACTGGAAAGAAGCCGCCAGGTTTTATAAAAAAGCGGTAGAAATTGAAGATGGGAGGGAAGAATATTTTGGAGGACTCGCCCTGGCAAAAGCTGAACTGGGGGCATTGGAAGAGGCGGAAGATCATTTTCGCAAAGCCGTTGAAATCGCTCCGGATGAAACCAGATTTTGGATGGAATACGCCTCATTTTTGGTGCGTTTTGACCGTACTGAAGATGCTTTGTCCTTACTGACGGTAGCAGAGATTACGGCGGATAGCGCGCTCCTTCAATTTGGCCAGGTGGCTTGTTTGTTTAGCCTGGGACGCAGAAAAGAAGCCAGCCTTTTGTTGTGGCAGGTTATGGAAGAAGGAGGAGAAGACTATACGGTAATCTTTGATATGGTACCTGAACTGGAGTATGATGAGGAAATCCAGACCATACTCAGTTCTTATTTACCTTAA
- a CDS encoding RNA polymerase sigma factor produces MSDEQILDMLVDQQLAERGFRLLMDKYQERLYWHVRRMVVSHENANDVVQNSFVKVFRSIGGFQRKSSLYTWLYRIATNEAITFLKKEKKNRTDSLGDESNSLENQLKADPYFEGDEIQLKLQCALDQLPEKQRLVFNMRYYEEMSYQNMSEVLDTSVGALKASYHHAAKKIESFLKKE; encoded by the coding sequence ATGTCGGACGAACAAATACTGGATATGCTTGTAGACCAGCAACTTGCGGAACGAGGATTTCGTTTGCTGATGGATAAATATCAGGAACGCCTGTATTGGCATGTTCGCCGCATGGTGGTCAGTCACGAAAATGCCAATGATGTGGTTCAAAATAGTTTTGTAAAGGTCTTCCGGAGTATTGGAGGATTTCAGCGGAAATCATCCCTTTATACCTGGTTGTATCGAATTGCGACGAATGAAGCCATCACTTTCCTGAAAAAAGAAAAAAAGAACAGGACAGATTCGCTTGGGGATGAATCAAATAGCCTGGAAAACCAGTTAAAGGCCGACCCTTATTTTGAGGGGGATGAGATTCAGTTGAAACTCCAATGTGCACTGGATCAGTTGCCGGAAAAGCAGCGGTTGGTTTTTAATATGAGGTATTATGAAGAAATGAGTTACCAAAATATGTCCGAAGTGCTGGATACTTCGGTGGGAGCGCTAAAAGCTTCTTATCACCATGCAGCAAAAAAAATTGAAAGCTTTTTAAAAAAAGAGTAA
- a CDS encoding transferase hexapeptide repeat family protein encodes MIYEFKGFRPIVHESSFIHPQATVTGNVIIGKDVYVGPGAAIRGDWGEIIIEDGCNVQENCTIHMFPGTTTRLKKGAHIGHGAIIHGGTIGENVLVGMNSVIMDEAEIGDECIIGALAFVKSGEKIPARSLVVGNPARIIKQVSDEMIAWKTKGTQLYQQLPKECHETLKPCEPLREVPEDRPSQEKLFEVWRKAQKD; translated from the coding sequence ATGATCTACGAATTCAAAGGATTCCGGCCAATAGTTCACGAATCTTCATTCATTCATCCTCAGGCGACCGTCACGGGGAATGTAATCATCGGGAAAGACGTCTATGTGGGGCCGGGGGCTGCCATTCGCGGCGACTGGGGGGAAATCATTATCGAGGACGGCTGTAATGTCCAGGAAAACTGTACCATCCACATGTTTCCGGGCACCACCACCCGGCTGAAAAAAGGGGCCCATATCGGTCACGGCGCCATCATACACGGTGGCACTATCGGTGAAAATGTTTTGGTGGGAATGAACAGCGTCATCATGGATGAGGCAGAGATTGGGGACGAATGTATTATCGGCGCCCTGGCTTTTGTAAAATCCGGGGAAAAAATTCCGGCCAGGAGCCTGGTAGTCGGCAACCCGGCACGTATTATCAAACAGGTAAGCGATGAAATGATCGCCTGGAAAACCAAGGGCACCCAACTTTACCAACAACTACCCAAAGAATGTCATGAAACCTTGAAACCCTGTGAGCCGCTTCGGGAAGTGCCCGAAGACCGCCCTTCTCAGGAGAAGTTGTTTGAGGTATGGCGAAAAGCACAGAAAGACTGA